One Chitinivibrionales bacterium genomic window, GGCCGGAAATAATATAGCGGGGGTAGGAAGAAATGACATTTTAACACTAGTATTTTATATATCATCGGTGTCTAGTGAAATGTTTTTTTGGAGTGTATGAAACGGAGAAATCAAGAGGCTTGTAGGGTAAGAAGGAGCCTTGAGGGGTGACAATGATTTGAATCGAGGGGGGGGATATATTCTTTGGAAAACGCATATATATATGGAGAATATATCAGGATAGCAATTTGCCGGGCAGTGAAGAAATATTTTTGAAGGCTCGAACAGACCTAATTAAAATTATAACAAACGGTAGTTAGGCTCGATTGAAAATTTGCCCGCCAGTAAAGGTTGTCCTACCCAATATCCCGAAATACCTCAACCTCCTAAGGAAACCCATTCCGTGTTCCACAGATTTATACGGAACGGAACACGGAACAAAAAAAGGGGGTACATAAATAGTACCCCCAGTGGCTTGCTGTGTCATTTACCATTCTAAAGTGTTTCGGCTTGAGCCAGGAACAGAACCCTATCTAAATACCGCCCCCTGTTTTTGAGTGTCTTCTTGATACCTTTCCTTTTGCAGAAAATACCACCGACTTTATGACTTTTACTCGACATATATATTTACCTACCACTTTATACAATCGCCGGTATCACAAGGGCAATAAGAGGTATGATCGGTCATAAAATATCCTAATGGCCCCGATCCTGAAAGTTTACCCCTATAAATTATATTTCTCTGCAACATTTTCTGAAAAGCCCTTTTAACCCAAACTTCTGTAATTTTTAAGAACTTGATAGCCTCTTTCTGGGTACAACCAGGATGATTTATAATATATGCGGTTGTTTTATCACATACTTCGTCTATGTAAGGCTTCCTTTCAATAGTAGGATTTTCCCTATCATCGACAATTACTTTAGCATTAACGGTTGAATTGTTTTGGATATCCATATAAAATCCACCCTTTCTTTTGGTTGTGATATTTTGCTTATAACATTTTTACAAAATATAGAGTAATCTGAACCAGCCAGGAGCGCCGAGGGCACGCTCCGATGGTGGTTCTGGGTTTCAAATTCAGGCAATATAGTAACCTTTATCACCCCCTTCGCGTTTTTCATGTACAATGGTTTTGTCCCGGACAGCAATCTGGAAAGATTTATTCACGGCATTTTTCGGCACCGTTCCTCCCAAGGCCTCAATTGCATCACGCTGTTTGCAACCGGGGTTCTCCTTTACATAGCGGAGCACGGCCTCCATTGGCCCATTGCCAATTATATCCTTTTCGTCAATTTGAACGAATCGGGGATATTGTAGTGATACGGAGAAGGGCTCAAAACACTTACACCGGTTGTTCTTGGGATTGCCAACCTCAATAACGCGATTTCCATTGCAATCAAGCCCTTTACCTTTAAAGGTCATGACCCAGCGGGCATTGTCGGTATACGACGATGCCCCGCGTACCATCGAGCTTCCAAAGTCCCCAGAGGTCATCCGGGAGAGTTTGTTGGTGTGGGAGATTATAAGAATACTTGCACCTGTCTGGTCGCGCAATTTCGACCATGTTTCCATCTCCGCACCGCCAATAGCATTGTCGTTTTCATCCGCTTTACTCGCCTTTGTGCGGGTGTCCATGACAATGAGCTCGGGCCTAATCAGGTCACATGTTGCCTGTAAGCGCTGAAAAAGGACGGTTCCATTGCCGTCACCATTGATAAAAGTTTCATTTGAACCGGTCAGCGCCCTCTCACGTGGCAGCACAAACAACCCTTCGGTGATCGCGGTCAATATCCTCTGCTTCGCCACATCAGGCGCGTCATTACCTGTAATACTGCGCCTGATTAATGAGAGTAACCGGCGATGCAGGTCGGGCATATCGTCTTCGAGATTACAATAGAGAACTTTCCGGCATTGCATTATGGGAAGAGTTCCGAGCCAATTGGTTGGGCCAATGACACTAAAGCAAGCCAGCCGGATACTGAGGTCAAGGGCTGCAAGCGATTTGGCGATTCCTCCCTCCCCTGCAAACACACCCACAATCCCTTTGGGTAAAACACCGTCAATTAGATACTGGACAGGATCGGGCTCGGTGGTCAAGAGGGTATCGACACGCAATTCTGTAGGATTCCATGGTTCAACCAATAGTTGGTTGTCTGCTCCTGCCTGTTGATCGAGCACGGAATCTGTGATTTTTTCGAGAGTACTCATGCGGCACTCCTTTCCTGAGATAGGCGAAGACCTATCGGTCTTTGCGTCCTAGCTAAATCCTTGATTGCCTCGATGGAAAGAGACATAAGCTCGGGTTCCGAGAGCGGGATTTTATAAAGTCCCGAAGACCCGTGGCGGCTGTTTGGGGAACGAACAAGACTCGTACAGGAGTAAATCGCATCGTCAATAATCTTGTGCGACCGACCCTGTTTGTCAAGGTAGGTATTGTCCGAATCAGGTACTACCGGCTCCGTAATTTTTTTAACAAAATTCCGGATCAGACAGGGCGTGTTCTGGTAACGCCCCAGCTTCTTGAGTTCCGGTGTGTAGAACATGATGTGGAATCCCTTGTTCCCGCTAAAAAAGGGATGTATGTGATAACGGGGAATTCCAAATTCGATCAGTTGGTTGTAAACCCGGCACGCTATTTCCTGGGCCTTGTTCAGGTTTTCACTATAATCAATGTCAATGGTCGGATGCTTTAAATCAACTGGGCCTGTGTACCCGGCAACCTTACCACCGCTCTTCGTCACGTAGGCAAGTAACTCGGTAGAGTGTAAATAGTGGGAGTAAAAACAGTCAACAGCACTTGGATCACCATAGTAATCCGGGGTCTGCCTGAATGCCTTGAAACGGGACAGGCTTATGCGGTTGTACAGCCCGCCTTCCACAATTTCCCGGTATATAAACCAAGTAGGGTTTGCTTGGTTCATTAAAGGTGAATTTTTCTTCCATGGGAGGGAAACGCTTGTTCCCCCCGGAAGAGAAAATTCTAATAGACGCCGTAACGCTTGCCGGTAGGTGAGGCAATGTAATTTCATGAGAAAACTGATGGCACTTCCACCTCGCTCGCTCCCATCCAGA contains:
- a CDS encoding AAA family ATPase, encoding MSTLEKITDSVLDQQAGADNQLLVEPWNPTELRVDTLLTTEPDPVQYLIDGVLPKGIVGVFAGEGGIAKSLAALDLSIRLACFSVIGPTNWLGTLPIMQCRKVLYCNLEDDMPDLHRRLLSLIRRSITGNDAPDVAKQRILTAITEGLFVLPRERALTGSNETFINGDGNGTVLFQRLQATCDLIRPELIVMDTRTKASKADENDNAIGGAEMETWSKLRDQTGASILIISHTNKLSRMTSGDFGSSMVRGASSYTDNARWVMTFKGKGLDCNGNRVIEVGNPKNNRCKCFEPFSVSLQYPRFVQIDEKDIIGNGPMEAVLRYVKENPGCKQRDAIEALGGTVPKNAVNKSFQIAVRDKTIVHEKREGGDKGYYIA
- a CDS encoding DNA primase small subunit domain-containing protein; the encoded protein is MKQKFQDCVDWGLFWSQQLNGCRLVKSRDTFRADSPFTGRHKSKPFVAQGPVWYDHSILDGSERGGSAISFLMKLHCLTYRQALRRLLEFSLPGGTSVSLPWKKNSPLMNQANPTWFIYREIVEGGLYNRISLSRFKAFRQTPDYYGDPSAVDCFYSHYLHSTELLAYVTKSGGKVAGYTGPVDLKHPTIDIDYSENLNKAQEIACRVYNQLIEFGIPRYHIHPFFSGNKGFHIMFYTPELKKLGRYQNTPCLIRNFVKKITEPVVPDSDNTYLDKQGRSHKIIDDAIYSCTSLVRSPNSRHGSSGLYKIPLSEPELMSLSIEAIKDLARTQRPIGLRLSQERSAA